A region of the Denitrificimonas caeni genome:
CTATTTGGTTTAACAACAGGTGACTCGAATTAATGAAAGCATCGTTAGTCAATCGTTTAGACCGCCTGCAAGAACGCTTTGAAGAACTTACAGCGTTATTAGGTGATGCGCAGGTGATCAATGATCAAAACAAGTACCGCGACTACTCCAAAGAGTATGCCGAGGTCGAGCCTGTGGTGCAGCAGTTCCAAGCTTGGCGCAAAACTCGCAGCGACCTTGAAGAGGCGCAAGCCTTACTCAAAGACAGTGATCCTGATGTGCGTGAGATGGCAGCAGAGGAAGTGGCGGAGTGCCGCGAGTCTTTAGAGGCTATTGAGGCTGATTTGCAGCGCTTGATGTTGCCTAAAGATCCCAATGACGGGCGTAACGTGTTTCTGGAAGTGCGTGCGGGTACCGGCGGCGATGAGGCAGCGATATTTTCTGGCGACTTAATGCGGATGTATTTGCGTTATGCCGAGCGCCAAGGCTGGCGTGTGGAAATACTTTCTGAGCATGCGGGTGAGCATGGCGGTTATAAGGAAGTGATTGCCCGTGTTGAAGGCAACAATGTCTACGGTAAATTAAAGTTTGAATCTGGTGCGCACCGAGTGCAACGAGTCCCAGAAACTGAGTCGCAAGGGCGAGTGCACACCTCTGCTTGTACCGTGGTGGTTTTACCTGAACCTGATGAGCAAGATGCCATTGAAATTAATCCGGCTGATTTGCGTGTGGATACCTACCGTGCCTCTGGAGCCGGTGGGCAGCACGTGAACAAAACGGATTCAGCGGTGCGTATTACCCACTTGCCCAGCGGCATTGTGGTTGAGTGCCAGGAAGAGCGCTCCCAACATAAAAACCGTGCGCGCGCTATGGGTTGGTTGGCTGCGCGTTTAGAAGACCAGCAAAGCAGTGCTGCCGCGCAAGAAATTTCTGATACACGGCGCTCCTTGGTAGGTAGCGGTGACCGCTCTGAGCGGATCCGTACCTATAACTTTTCCCAGGGGCGTGTCACCGATCATCGGATTAATTTAACCCTGTATTCGCTGGCCGATGTGCTGGGTGGTGCGTTAGAGCAGATTATTGATCCACTGTTGCTGGAGTATCAGGCTGACCAACTTGCGGCACTGGGTGATTAATTTGCATGATGCGCATTGAGCAGTTATTAGCCCAAGCTGAACACATTGATTCGCCAACGGCGCAGCTGGATGCTGAGTTGCTGTTGGCTTTTGTGCTGGATAAACCGCGCAGTTATCTTTACACCTGGCCTGAAAAAACGCTCACCACAGCGCAGCTCAATAGTTTTGCAGCGCTTTTAGAGCGCCGTAAGCGTGGTGAGCCGGTAGCTTATTTGTTAGGTCGGCAGGGTTTTTGGACCCTTGATTTGGCAGTGGCGGCGCATACCCTGATTCCGCGAGCCGATACAGAATTGCTGGTAGAGGCCGTTTTGCAATTAGCGGATGCCAGTGCGGCGCTCAATGTTTTAGATTTAGGCACAGGCAGTGGTGCATTAGCCTTGGCTGTAGCCAGCGAGCGACAGTGTTGGCAAGTGACTGGTGTTGATCGAATTGAAGCTGCGGTGGCGCTGGCACAAGATAACCAACAGCAACTGGGTTTAAGTAATGTCAGGTTCTTGCGCAGTGATTGGTTTAGCGCTGTAGCGCATCAGCGCTATGATTTGATTCTCAGTAACCCGCCATATATTGCCGCCAATGATCCGCATTTGCAGCAAGGTGATGTGCGCTTTGAGCCTCTAAGTGCGCTGGTGTCCGGCGCGGATGGTTTGGATGATATACGCTTAATTATCGCTCAGGCACCTGAGTATTTGACCGCTAATGGCTGGCTACTGCTGGAGCATGGTTTTGATCAGGCTGCGGCGGTGCGTGAGTTATTACACTTGTCCGGCTTTACCAAGGTCAGTAGTCAACGTGATTTAGGCGGACACGAACGAATCAGTTTAGGGCGTTTGCCATCCTTGTCTTAGGTCGTCATATATCATGCTAAATGATGAAGAATTACTGCGCTACAGTCGCCAAATCCTCTTAAAGCAAGTGGATATCGCCGGTCAATTGCGCTTGAAAAACAGTAAAATATTAATTGTCGGTCTCGGTGGGCTGGGCTCTCCGGTAGCCCTGTATCTGGCTGCTGCTGGGGTCGGCGAGATCTATTTAGCTGATTTTGATGTGTTGGATTTATCCAATCTGCAGCGGCAAGTTGTCCATGATAGTGCGGCTCTAGGGGCTTTGAAGGTTGAGTCGGCGCAAGCGCGTTTACGTGGCTTAAATCCACATATTAAAGTGCGCACAGTCAGCGAAAAGTTAACTGCAGATAACTTGCCAGCATTACTGCAAAAGATTGATTTAGCGCTGGACTGTACGGATAACTTTACGATTCGCGCACAGCTCAATGCCGCCTGCGTAGCCGCCAAGGTGACGTTGGTCAGTGGTGCAGCCATTCGCACTGAAGGGCAGGTCAGTGTTTATCAGCCAAGCAATGCGCTGAGTCCGTGTTATCACTGTGTGTTTGGTGATGGTGCAGAAGAGGGCTTAACCTGCAGTGAGGCTGGTGTGCTGGGGCCTTTAGTAGGGCTGATTGGTAGCTTGCAAGCCTTAGAAGTAATGAAGATTATTGCTGGTTTTGGTGAGCCTTTAGTGGGCCGTTTACTCTTGGTTGATGCATTGAGTAGCAGGTTTCGTGAGCTTAAACTGCGCCGCGATCCGCAATGCAGTGTTTGCGGTGGGCGTGATGCATAAGCAAGCCGCTATTGGTGTATTTGATTCGGGGTTGGGGGGGATTTCAGTACTGCATGAGATCCGCCACTTATTGCCGGCGGAAGCGTTGATTTACATTGCTGACAGTGCCCACGTTCCCTATGGCGAGAAGTCAGCTGAGTTTATTGTCCAGCGTAGTCTCGCGATCAGCGAGTTTCTTGTGGCCCAGCCCGTGAAAGCTATTGTTGTGGCCTGTAACACGGCGACTGCAGCGGCTGTGACCGAATTACGTCAGCGTTGGCCACAGTTGTTAATTGTCGGGATGGAACCTGCGATCAAGCCAGCGGTGCAGGCTTCGCTATCTGGCAAAATAGGCGTGTTAGCGACCATAGGAACATTGCGCAGTGCACGTTTTGCAGCGTTGCTTGAGCGCTTTGCCAGTAATGTGCAGGTGATCACTCAGCCTTGCCCCGGGCTTGTAGAGTTAATTGAAGCCGGAGAGTTGCAGGGAGCGACAACGCGATCGCTATTGCACAGCTATGTTGAGCCATTATTGCAAGCGGGCTGTGATACGTTAATTCTTGGTTGTACCCATTACCCCTTAGTTAAGCCGCTGCTCGGTGATTTGCTGCCTGCTGGTGTGCAACTGATCGACACCGGTGCAGCGGTAGCGCGGCGTTTGCACAGCGAGTTGGGTAAGCAGGATTTACTCGCTGATGCTAAGCACTGTGCAGACTTTTTTTACGGCAGTGGTGATGTGGCTAAAATTGAGCATACTTTAGCCCTGCTGTGGCCTAGTATTGAGCCGGTGAGGGCTTTGGGATTTTAGACAATTCTGTGAGGTGAAGGATGCGTGTAGTTTTACTGAGTGGTATTACCGCGCTTACGTTAGCTTTAAGTGTGCAGCAGGTGTCTGCGCTGGAGTTGAGCGCTGCGGTAGGTCATACACAAGAGTCGACATCGTCATTACGCCTAGGCTTACGTAAAAGCTTTCAGTCAAGTTGGTGGCATTCTGACCTTGGTGCTTTAAGTGGTTATTGGGCTGCTGGATATACTTATTGGGATGGTGATAAAAAGTCCAGCAATCACAGTCTTTCTGTTAGCCCTGTATTTGTCTATGAGTTTAATGCGGCGCGGATAAAGCCCTATATTGAAGCAGGTATTGGAGTGGCTGCGTTTCGACATACGCGAGTAGAGCAACGCGACTTAAGTACTGCATTTCAATTTGAAGACCGTATCGGTGTCGGACTAGGTTATCGTAATCAAAGACTTGGCTTAAGTGCTATCCACTATTCAAATGCGGGTATTAAAAAGCCTAATGACGGCATCAACACCTATTCTTTGCACTATAGTTTAGCGCTTTAATAAATGAGTGATGCCATGTTAGCGATTACTTGGTTGGCTGATCAGCTTGGTCAACAACTGTTACTTAAAAATGCTGCAGTGACTACTGCTGAGTCATGCACAGGTGGTGGTATTGCTGAGGCGATTACCCGTATTGCTGGCAGCTCTGCATGGTTTGAAGTGGGTTTTGTCACTTACTCTAATGCGCAAAAAACACATGTGTTAAAGGTTGCGGCAGATGCTGTGCAGCGTGATGGTGCGGTAAGTCAGACGGTTGTTGAAGCCATGGCCCGTGGTGCGCAGCTTCAGTCTGGGGCTGAGTATGCAGTGGCAGTTAGTGGTGTTGCTGGGCCCGGTGGCGGCAGTCCTGAGAAGCCGGTAGGCACCGTATGGCTGGCTTGGGCCGATGGTACACAGGTGGAATCTGGATGCTGGCGTTTCGCGGGTGATCGGCATGCCGTTCGTCAGCAAACCGTGCAAGCAGCTTTGGCTGGTCTATTGTGTGTAATGCAGGGGCAGCCAGCAAATACTTGGCAAGAATGGTTAAAGAAACATTTGCCTAATCAATAAAGACTGTGGATAATGCTGGTTAGTTATCCAGTATTTAGGGCGCCGCCCCAATTGTCATGTGAGGATCTGTAA
Encoded here:
- the prfA gene encoding peptide chain release factor 1, with amino-acid sequence MKASLVNRLDRLQERFEELTALLGDAQVINDQNKYRDYSKEYAEVEPVVQQFQAWRKTRSDLEEAQALLKDSDPDVREMAAEEVAECRESLEAIEADLQRLMLPKDPNDGRNVFLEVRAGTGGDEAAIFSGDLMRMYLRYAERQGWRVEILSEHAGEHGGYKEVIARVEGNNVYGKLKFESGAHRVQRVPETESQGRVHTSACTVVVLPEPDEQDAIEINPADLRVDTYRASGAGGQHVNKTDSAVRITHLPSGIVVECQEERSQHKNRARAMGWLAARLEDQQSSAAAQEISDTRRSLVGSGDRSERIRTYNFSQGRVTDHRINLTLYSLADVLGGALEQIIDPLLLEYQADQLAALGD
- a CDS encoding acyloxyacyl hydrolase; this encodes MRVVLLSGITALTLALSVQQVSALELSAAVGHTQESTSSLRLGLRKSFQSSWWHSDLGALSGYWAAGYTYWDGDKKSSNHSLSVSPVFVYEFNAARIKPYIEAGIGVAAFRHTRVEQRDLSTAFQFEDRIGVGLGYRNQRLGLSAIHYSNAGIKKPNDGINTYSLHYSLAL
- a CDS encoding CinA family protein, with amino-acid sequence MLAITWLADQLGQQLLLKNAAVTTAESCTGGGIAEAITRIAGSSAWFEVGFVTYSNAQKTHVLKVAADAVQRDGAVSQTVVEAMARGAQLQSGAEYAVAVSGVAGPGGGSPEKPVGTVWLAWADGTQVESGCWRFAGDRHAVRQQTVQAALAGLLCVMQGQPANTWQEWLKKHLPNQ
- the murI gene encoding glutamate racemase, whose product is MHKQAAIGVFDSGLGGISVLHEIRHLLPAEALIYIADSAHVPYGEKSAEFIVQRSLAISEFLVAQPVKAIVVACNTATAAAVTELRQRWPQLLIVGMEPAIKPAVQASLSGKIGVLATIGTLRSARFAALLERFASNVQVITQPCPGLVELIEAGELQGATTRSLLHSYVEPLLQAGCDTLILGCTHYPLVKPLLGDLLPAGVQLIDTGAAVARRLHSELGKQDLLADAKHCADFFYGSGDVAKIEHTLALLWPSIEPVRALGF
- a CDS encoding molybdopterin-synthase adenylyltransferase MoeB, translated to MLNDEELLRYSRQILLKQVDIAGQLRLKNSKILIVGLGGLGSPVALYLAAAGVGEIYLADFDVLDLSNLQRQVVHDSAALGALKVESAQARLRGLNPHIKVRTVSEKLTADNLPALLQKIDLALDCTDNFTIRAQLNAACVAAKVTLVSGAAIRTEGQVSVYQPSNALSPCYHCVFGDGAEEGLTCSEAGVLGPLVGLIGSLQALEVMKIIAGFGEPLVGRLLLVDALSSRFRELKLRRDPQCSVCGGRDA
- the prmC gene encoding peptide chain release factor N(5)-glutamine methyltransferase → MMRIEQLLAQAEHIDSPTAQLDAELLLAFVLDKPRSYLYTWPEKTLTTAQLNSFAALLERRKRGEPVAYLLGRQGFWTLDLAVAAHTLIPRADTELLVEAVLQLADASAALNVLDLGTGSGALALAVASERQCWQVTGVDRIEAAVALAQDNQQQLGLSNVRFLRSDWFSAVAHQRYDLILSNPPYIAANDPHLQQGDVRFEPLSALVSGADGLDDIRLIIAQAPEYLTANGWLLLEHGFDQAAAVRELLHLSGFTKVSSQRDLGGHERISLGRLPSLS